GCCATCGGCGCCATGTTCGCGTGATCCATGCCGTGCATATGCTCGGCCATGGGCGCTTGCTTGTGGGCGGTGGCGTGCTGCGGGAGGAACGCGAAACCCAACCACGACAACAGAATTATCGCGGTCGCGATCCCGGTGTATCTGCCAGCCGCCAGTTCTCTGACGCGCTGGATCGCGTTGGCGGCCATCAGTAAGAGAATATCTTGCCGACGCGCACCTAGCTCGCGGATTCGATCATCGTTCGCAGTGCGCGCGGCAGCGTCCGCTTGGATCGGTACGGACCGACTACGGCCGCACCGGCTCGGCCGCTGAGCAACTGCCGGGCGATGCCATTGACTTCGTCGACCGTCACCGCTTCGATCTTGTCCAGGGTCGCCGAAATCGTGCGGTGCTTACCGTTGTTCAGTTCGCTGCGGCCCATTCTGTTCATACGAGACGCCGAATCCTCAAGCCCTAGAACAAGTCCGCCAGAAAGCGCACCCTTGGCCCGTTCGATCTCCGCCGCGGTGAATCCGCCCTCGACGACCGAACCCAGTACTTGCGAGGTCACCTTGGCCACCTCGTCGAAGCGCTCCGGTGAGCAGCCCGCGTACACCGACAACGCTCCGGTATCGGAGAAGGTGTCCACCGTCGAATAGACCGCGTACACCAGTCCACGCTGCTCGCGAATCTCTTGGAACAGGCGGGAACTGAGCCCGCCACCCAATGCGGTGTTGAGCACCGACAGCGCCCAGCGATATTGCCAGCCGCGGCCCGGGGTGCGCACACCCAGCGAGAGATGCACCTGTTCACCGTCGCGCGACACCAATTCCAGTCCCGGCGTGGCCGTAACTCGGCCGGTCCCCTTGCGCGGCGCCACCGTGGTGACCGATGAGTCCAGATGCGACTTGAAGTACTTGCGCGCCAACCGCACTACGCGATCGTGCTCGACGTTCCCGGCCACTGCCAGCACCATGCGTTCGGGCCGATACCTCCGTACGTGAAACGAATGTAACTGTGCCCGCGTCATCGTCGATATCGACTCCGAGCTGCCGAGCACGCTGCGACCTATCGGATGGTCACCGAACAGGGCCCCCAGGAAGGCTTCCCCCAGCAGGTCCTCAGGGTCGTCGTCGCGCATCGCGATTTCTTCGAGGACGACGTCGCGCTCGACCTCGACGTCCTCACTGGCGCATCGCCCGCGCAACACCACGTCGGCGACCAGATCGATCGCCAGCTCCAGATCGGAGTCCAGCACATGCGCGTAGTAACACGTCTGTTCGCGTGCGGTGAAGGCGTTCAGCTCACCGCCGACGGCGTCAATCGACTGTGCGATATCGGCCGCCGACCGTGTGGGCGTGGA
This genomic window from Mycobacteroides chelonae contains:
- a CDS encoding M16 family metallopeptidase, whose amino-acid sequence is MPSRSSVPNAVRRTVLPGGLRVVTEAMPSVRSASVGVWVDVGSRDEGRSVAGAAHFLEHLLFKSTPTRSAADIAQSIDAVGGELNAFTAREQTCYYAHVLDSDLELAIDLVADVVLRGRCASEDVEVERDVVLEEIAMRDDDPEDLLGEAFLGALFGDHPIGRSVLGSSESISTMTRAQLHSFHVRRYRPERMVLAVAGNVEHDRVVRLARKYFKSHLDSSVTTVAPRKGTGRVTATPGLELVSRDGEQVHLSLGVRTPGRGWQYRWALSVLNTALGGGLSSRLFQEIREQRGLVYAVYSTVDTFSDTGALSVYAGCSPERFDEVAKVTSQVLGSVVEGGFTAAEIERAKGALSGGLVLGLEDSASRMNRMGRSELNNGKHRTISATLDKIEAVTVDEVNGIARQLLSGRAGAAVVGPYRSKRTLPRALRTMIESAS